The following proteins are co-located in the Streptomyces sp. NBC_00435 genome:
- a CDS encoding universal stress protein — MSVVLGYDESPGAERALHVALEVATAFGEALVLVYGAAAPGSTGEEYRAHREAVREAGRSALARAVEAADEAGVPSTVEVVDEKPAQALLDAAERHGARVIIVGSWGDSPIRGALLGSTPHKLLHLSPVPVLCVPTAAP; from the coding sequence ATGTCCGTCGTCCTCGGGTACGACGAATCGCCCGGCGCCGAGCGCGCCCTGCACGTGGCCCTTGAAGTCGCCACCGCCTTCGGCGAGGCGCTCGTCCTCGTCTACGGGGCGGCCGCCCCCGGCTCCACCGGGGAGGAGTACCGCGCGCACCGCGAGGCCGTCCGCGAGGCGGGCCGCAGCGCGCTCGCCCGCGCGGTGGAAGCCGCCGACGAGGCGGGGGTGCCGTCGACCGTCGAGGTGGTCGACGAGAAGCCGGCCCAGGCGCTGCTCGACGCCGCCGAACGCCACGGGGCGAGGGTGATCATCGTAGGAAGCTGGGGCGACAGCCCGATCCGGGGCGCGCTCCTCGGATCCACCCCGCACAAACTCCTGCACCTCTCGCCGGTCCCGGTCCTGTGCGTACCGACCGCCGCCCCCTGA
- a CDS encoding APC family permease: MAPHGSDGGPLEPRDPERRPGAGPGAGVVADPDADPGLKADAIGFLDALVIGLNSTSPAYSLAAVIGPIVALAGIYAPGVMLASFVPMLLIAAAFYYLNKVDQDCGTTFSWVTRAMGPWAGWLGGWAIAMTGVLVIGSLADVAVHFGLLAAGLDDWAANEALRQSLTVVVILAMTAVCVIGTEMSARLQDVLILAQVFFLLVFAVVALYRVYAGTSSLDGTRPSVAWLNPFGAGGAALTGGLLLGVFIYWGWESAVNLTEEVEDSATAPGKAGIWSTVVLLVTYLSVGFAVVGYAGTKFLAENAGEEEAVFAVLAHEVMGGWDWVVLLAVCTSALASTQTTIIPASRTALSMARRRALPPHLAHIHPRFRTPDVSTWWVAGIAIVWYLAVNQISENALLDSLTALSLLIAFYYALTGLACAVYYRRHLLESVRNFLLIGFGPVVGAALLAWLLVKSVDNMSDPENSASGVSWFGLGPPLVIGIGIAVVGVLVMGFWRIRDGRFWQERRGVADPDLVHGLKKPS, translated from the coding sequence ATGGCCCCCCATGGCTCGGACGGCGGCCCCCTCGAGCCCCGGGATCCGGAGCGGCGACCGGGAGCGGGACCGGGAGCGGGCGTGGTCGCGGACCCGGACGCCGACCCCGGGCTCAAGGCCGACGCGATCGGGTTCCTCGACGCACTCGTCATCGGCCTGAACTCGACCTCGCCCGCCTACTCCCTGGCCGCCGTCATCGGACCGATCGTCGCCCTCGCCGGCATCTACGCACCCGGCGTCATGCTGGCCTCCTTCGTGCCGATGTTGCTGATCGCCGCCGCCTTCTACTACCTCAACAAGGTCGACCAGGACTGCGGGACCACCTTCTCCTGGGTGACGCGCGCCATGGGCCCCTGGGCCGGCTGGCTCGGCGGCTGGGCCATCGCGATGACCGGCGTCCTCGTCATCGGCTCGCTGGCCGACGTGGCCGTGCACTTCGGGCTGCTCGCCGCCGGACTCGACGACTGGGCGGCGAACGAAGCGCTCCGGCAGTCCCTGACCGTCGTCGTGATCCTCGCCATGACCGCGGTCTGCGTCATCGGCACCGAGATGTCGGCCCGGCTCCAGGACGTCCTGATCCTCGCCCAGGTCTTCTTCCTGCTGGTGTTCGCCGTGGTCGCCCTCTACCGCGTCTACGCCGGCACCAGCAGCCTCGACGGCACCAGACCCTCGGTGGCGTGGCTCAACCCCTTCGGCGCCGGCGGAGCCGCCCTCACCGGCGGACTGCTGCTCGGCGTCTTCATCTACTGGGGCTGGGAATCGGCGGTCAACCTCACCGAGGAGGTCGAGGACTCGGCCACCGCACCGGGAAAGGCGGGCATCTGGTCCACCGTCGTGCTGCTGGTGACGTACCTGTCCGTCGGCTTCGCGGTCGTCGGATACGCCGGGACGAAGTTCCTCGCCGAGAACGCGGGCGAGGAGGAGGCCGTCTTCGCCGTCCTCGCCCACGAGGTCATGGGCGGCTGGGACTGGGTGGTCCTGCTCGCCGTCTGCACCTCCGCGCTCGCCTCCACCCAGACCACGATCATCCCCGCCTCGCGCACGGCCCTGTCCATGGCCCGCCGCCGCGCCCTGCCGCCGCACCTCGCACACATCCACCCCCGCTTCCGCACCCCCGACGTGAGCACCTGGTGGGTGGCCGGCATCGCCATCGTCTGGTACCTCGCCGTCAACCAGATCAGCGAGAACGCGCTCCTGGACTCCCTCACCGCCCTCTCCCTGCTGATCGCCTTCTACTACGCGCTCACGGGTCTGGCCTGCGCCGTCTACTACCGCCGCCACCTGCTGGAGAGCGTCCGCAACTTCCTGTTGATCGGCTTCGGCCCCGTGGTCGGCGCCGCACTGCTGGCCTGGCTGCTCGTGAAGTCGGTCGACAACATGTCGGACCCGGAGAACTCGGCGAGCGGCGTCTCCTGGTTCGGGCTCGGACCGCCGCTGGTCATCGGGATCGGGATCGCCGTCGTCGGCGTGCTCGTCATGGGCTTCTGGCGGATCAGGGACGGCCGTTTCTGGCAGGAGCGGCGGGGCGTCGCCGACCCGGACCTCGTCCACGGACTCAAGAAGCCTTCCTGA